The proteins below are encoded in one region of Silene latifolia isolate original U9 population chromosome 2, ASM4854445v1, whole genome shotgun sequence:
- the LOC141632977 gene encoding F-box protein SKIP23-like, translated as MSSSMSKIFQRLKPKTRFCEGGIHLSWPSPPVTPRQHRFPRQVPNIINPSEHPLTLFESTYYLLAPKDRGPERQRQKPWIVRVEEVDPTTWRLLNPLCGISGLFEKTNPPIMGRITSDPSNYLIKELATSYTLVDDHSEEKRLEKKASKVIPSTCMNQSEEVKLLAIDWDKKLYLWQQGDEYWTHILDDDDNRYGFLDIVSCKGKFYAVDQLGRFFEIDPTKSVKEKGFSKIISAPEEDAKYYKRLLTGDSDSDSEYNAEYYKRLLMGDSEYNGRVPLVSAHKKIIGDYYNPLLMGEYNGQVYLVLRSDEENIYTYVLEDGHGREPQKWRLTANLNNNVLFILNEVSFYLQANVLEREFEGNWVCFIDDLTKASNPNDSFGYVGEIAGTAYDSDHNVGLKGLKSLVYPCYYKHFARGGLSEEVKCFYSLSDHEYVSLFFPPPPWIQYYALDDDKTHPCIRFDKCMLEKYEFF; from the exons ATGTCATCATCAATGAGCAAGATATTCCAACGTCTAAAACCTAAAACCCGTTTTTGCGAAGGAGGAATCCATCTATCATGGCCTTCACCTCCGGTCACTCCTCGACAACATCGATTCCCTCGACAAGTTCCTAATATAATCAACCCTTCGGAACATCCTTTGACTCTTTTCGAAAGCACATACTATCTTCTTGCACCTAAGGACCGTGGACCGGAACGTCAACGTCAAAAGCCATGGATAGTTCGAGTTGAGGAAGTCGATCCTACGACATGGCGACTTCTTAACCCTTTGTGTGGTATTAGTGGTTTATTTGAAAAGACTAACCCGCCGATCATGGGTAGAATAACGTCGGACCCATCAAATTACCTTATTAAGGAACTCGCTACGTCATATACCCTAGTTGATGACCATAGCGAAGAAAAAAGGTTAGAAAAGAAAGCGTCTAAGGTTATCCCGTCTACATGTATGAATCAATCCGAAGAAGTTAAACTATTAGCTATCGATTGGGATAAGAAATTGTATTTATGGCAGCAAGGGGACGAGTATTGGACTCAcatacttgatgatgatgataaccgGTATGGTTTCTTGGATATTGTGTCGTGTAAGGGTAAATTCTACGCGGTTGATCAATTAGGAAGATTTTTTGAAATTGATCCAACCAAGTCGGTTAAAGAGAAAGGATTCAGTAAGATCATTTCCGCCCCTGAGGAAGATGCTAAGTACTATAAGCGCCTTTTAACGggagactcagactcagactcagagtATAATGCTGAGTACTATAAGCGCCTTTTAATGGGAGACTCAGAGTATAATGGGCGGGTGCCTTTGGTTTCGGCCCATAAGAAAATAATTGGCGACTACTATAATCCTCTTTTAATGGGAGAGTATAATGGGCAGGTTTATTTGGTTTTAAGGTCGGATGAAGAAAACATATATACCTACGTACTAGAAGATGGACATGGTCGAGAACCTCAAAAATGGCGTCTCACCGCGAATTTGAACAACAATGTGCTATTTATACTAAATGAG GTATCATTTTACTTACAGGCAAATGTACTAGAGCGTGAATTCGAAGGGAACTGGGTTTGcttcattgatgatttaaccaagGCTTCTAATCCAAATGACTCATTCGGATATGTAGGGGAAATAGCCGGAACAGCTTATGACTCCGACCACAACGTAGGATTGAAAGGACTCAAATCGTTAGTGTATCCATGCTATTATAAACACTTTGCAAGAGGCGGTCTATCCGAAGAAGTCAAGTGCTTTTATTCTTTGTCAGATCATGAATATGTTTCGCTTTTCTTCCCACCACCACCTTGGATTCAATACTATGCACTCGATGATGATAAAACCCATCCTTGTATTCGGTTTGATAAATGTATGCTCGAGAAGTACGAATTTTTTTAA